The following coding sequences lie in one Azospirillum humicireducens genomic window:
- a CDS encoding mannitol dehydrogenase family protein, whose amino-acid sequence MQSPAPSSLPRLVAAGLSNLPASVERPAYDRKALDLGIVHLGVGAFQRAHQAAYTDALLEKRFGPWGIAGVSLRSPDTRDALEPQDGLYTVAVRDAAGERLRVVGCLLELLVAHEDPQAVLERMCRPSVRIVTLTVTEKGYCHDPATGALNEDHPDIRHDLDNPGKPRTAIGFIAEALARRRTAGLPPFTVLSCDNLPSNGDTVARILRRFAELRDPGFGAWVGETVACPNSMVDRIVPATTEADRARVSQSLGLQDSWPVVTEPFTQWVVEDRFPAGRPAWEEVGVELVADVHPYETMKLRLLNGSHSTIAYLGYLAGYETVSDTMADPAFATLVRNLMDLETGPTLHMPPGADLEQYKDALVARFRNPALRHRTWQIAMDGTQKLPQRLLNPIRDRLAADLSIDRLALAVAAWMRYAAGIDEKGQPIDLRDPLAPRLAEIAASAAGNPDRLAEALFGLTAVFGEDLPRDPRFTDPVTAALRRLFAEGARAVVAATA is encoded by the coding sequence GAACCTGCCGGCGTCGGTGGAGCGGCCTGCTTACGACCGCAAGGCGCTGGATCTCGGGATCGTCCATCTCGGCGTCGGCGCCTTTCAGCGCGCCCATCAGGCCGCCTACACCGACGCCCTGCTGGAGAAGCGGTTCGGCCCCTGGGGCATCGCCGGCGTCAGCCTGCGCAGCCCCGATACCCGCGATGCGCTGGAACCGCAGGACGGACTCTACACCGTCGCGGTGCGCGATGCGGCAGGGGAGCGGCTGCGGGTGGTCGGCTGTCTGCTGGAGCTGCTGGTGGCGCATGAGGATCCCCAGGCGGTACTGGAACGGATGTGCCGCCCGTCGGTGCGCATCGTCACCCTGACGGTGACGGAGAAGGGCTATTGCCATGATCCGGCGACCGGCGCGCTGAATGAGGATCATCCCGACATCCGCCACGACCTGGACAATCCGGGCAAGCCGCGCACCGCCATCGGCTTCATCGCGGAGGCGCTCGCCCGCCGCCGCACCGCCGGGCTGCCGCCCTTCACCGTGCTGAGCTGCGACAACCTGCCGAGCAACGGCGACACGGTGGCCCGCATCCTGCGCCGCTTCGCCGAACTGCGCGATCCGGGCTTCGGCGCCTGGGTGGGCGAGACCGTCGCCTGCCCGAACAGCATGGTCGACCGCATCGTCCCCGCCACCACGGAGGCCGACCGCGCCCGCGTGTCCCAATCGCTCGGCCTGCAGGATTCCTGGCCGGTGGTGACGGAGCCCTTCACCCAATGGGTGGTGGAGGACCGCTTTCCCGCCGGCCGCCCGGCCTGGGAGGAGGTGGGGGTCGAACTGGTCGCCGACGTCCATCCCTACGAGACGATGAAGCTGCGGTTGCTGAACGGCAGCCACTCCACCATCGCCTATCTGGGATATCTGGCGGGCTATGAAACGGTGTCGGACACCATGGCCGATCCCGCCTTCGCCACGCTTGTCCGCAATCTGATGGATTTGGAGACCGGGCCGACGCTGCATATGCCTCCCGGCGCGGATCTGGAGCAATACAAGGACGCGCTGGTCGCCCGTTTCCGCAATCCGGCGCTGCGTCACCGCACCTGGCAGATTGCCATGGACGGCACGCAGAAGCTGCCGCAGCGCCTGCTGAACCCGATCCGCGACCGGCTGGCCGCCGACCTGTCCATCGACCGGCTGGCCCTGGCCGTTGCCGCCTGGATGCGCTATGCCGCCGGCATCGACGAGAAGGGCCAGCCCATCGACCTGCGCGATCCGTTGGCCCCGCGTCTGGCGGAGATCGCCGCATCCGCCGCCGGCAATCCGGATCGGCTGGCCGAGGCTTTGTTCGGCCTGACGGCGGTGTTCGGCGAGGATCTGCCGCGTGACCCGCGCTTCACCGATCCCGTCACCGCCGCGCTGAGGCGCCTGTTCGCCGAGGGCGCCCGCGCCGTGGTTGCCGCCACCGCCTGA
- a CDS encoding Zn-dependent oxidoreductase, which yields MVALTVEKPHVLALRPEAPPSAGPVKAGEVLVRVQRAGICGSDLHIYHGSNPFAVYPRVIGHEFAGTVEAVGDGVTTVAAGDHVVVDPVVSCGRCYACRAGRSNVCANLEVFGVHRDGGFRNHVVVPAANAVKVRSDLPISIAALAEPLSIAANVLSRTGIAADDTVLVYGAGTVGLTVVQVAKLHGARCIVADLDDKRLERAKEFGADVVLNSSRVSVPDAVRDENDGLGPTVVIDGAGVPALLEEACRLASPAARIGLLGFSPGPCNISQQEIVKKELTLVGSRLNRRLLPQVIEWLESGKLQPAAMITQVFPIADAASAFSMIETDPSSTIKVQLDFEG from the coding sequence GTGGTTGCCCTGACCGTCGAAAAGCCGCATGTGCTGGCCCTTCGTCCCGAAGCCCCCCCGTCCGCCGGGCCGGTCAAGGCCGGCGAGGTGCTGGTCCGCGTCCAGCGCGCCGGCATCTGCGGGTCGGACCTGCACATCTACCACGGCTCCAACCCCTTCGCGGTCTATCCCCGTGTGATCGGACACGAGTTCGCCGGCACGGTCGAGGCGGTCGGCGACGGCGTGACCACAGTCGCGGCCGGCGATCATGTCGTGGTCGATCCGGTGGTCTCCTGCGGCCGCTGCTATGCCTGCCGCGCCGGTCGCAGCAACGTCTGCGCCAATCTGGAGGTGTTCGGCGTCCACCGCGACGGCGGCTTCCGCAACCATGTCGTCGTGCCGGCGGCCAATGCGGTGAAGGTGCGGTCCGACCTGCCGATTTCGATTGCCGCCCTGGCGGAGCCGCTGTCGATCGCCGCCAACGTGCTGTCGCGCACCGGCATCGCCGCCGACGACACGGTTCTGGTCTATGGCGCCGGGACGGTCGGGCTGACGGTGGTGCAGGTCGCCAAGCTGCACGGCGCCCGCTGCATCGTCGCCGACCTGGACGACAAGCGGCTGGAACGGGCGAAGGAGTTCGGTGCCGACGTCGTGCTCAACTCCTCGCGCGTGTCGGTGCCCGATGCGGTGCGCGACGAGAATGACGGGCTCGGTCCCACGGTGGTGATCGACGGCGCCGGGGTTCCGGCCCTGCTGGAGGAGGCCTGCCGTCTCGCCAGCCCGGCCGCGCGCATCGGCCTGCTCGGCTTCTCGCCCGGCCCCTGCAACATCAGCCAGCAGGAGATCGTGAAGAAGGAGCTGACGCTGGTCGGTTCCCGCCTGAACCGCCGCCTGCTGCCGCAGGTGATCGAGTGGCTTGAGAGCGGCAAGCTGCAGCCGGCCGCCATGATCACCCAGGTCTTCCCGATCGCCGACGCGGCGAGCGCCTTCTCCATGATCGAAACCGACCCGTCCAGCACGATCAAGGTGCAGCTCGACTTCGAAGGCTGA
- a CDS encoding TRAP transporter substrate-binding protein: protein MNSKTPISRRTLAKSIGLGAGIAAGATLLGGIAAPAIVRAQAKTTLKLGHLANEENVWHKASLVFAEEVAKRTNGAVEVKVFPNEQLGKETDLIKGIQLGTIDFTITGESLQNWAPAAALLAVPYGIRDLDHLDKVVTGEPGRKIAESIEQKTQLVPLTYFARGPRNLTSKRPIKSPDELNGLKMRVPNVPLFVSFWQGLGAKPTPMAFSEVFTGLQNDTIEAQENPLALIKSASFYEVQKYVNQTEHVISWIYLVGGSKKMGKLPAEQRAAIMDAAKAAQAAERKLFIEDEAKLAADLKAKGMEFVTVDKAAFAEKGRAAVVAALSPEIKPIYDEIIAVK, encoded by the coding sequence ATGAACAGCAAGACCCCGATCTCCCGCCGCACGCTGGCCAAGAGCATCGGCCTTGGCGCCGGCATCGCCGCCGGTGCGACGCTGCTCGGCGGGATCGCCGCGCCGGCCATCGTCCGCGCCCAGGCCAAGACGACGCTGAAGCTCGGCCACCTCGCCAACGAGGAGAATGTCTGGCACAAGGCCTCGCTGGTCTTCGCCGAGGAGGTGGCCAAGCGTACGAACGGTGCGGTCGAGGTCAAGGTGTTCCCCAACGAGCAGCTCGGCAAGGAAACCGACCTGATCAAGGGCATCCAGCTCGGCACCATCGACTTCACCATCACCGGCGAGTCCCTGCAGAACTGGGCGCCGGCCGCAGCCTTGCTGGCGGTCCCCTATGGCATCCGCGACCTCGACCATCTCGACAAGGTCGTCACCGGCGAGCCGGGCCGCAAGATCGCGGAGTCCATCGAGCAGAAGACCCAGCTGGTTCCGCTGACCTACTTCGCCCGCGGCCCGCGCAACCTGACCAGCAAGCGCCCGATCAAGTCGCCGGACGAGCTGAACGGCCTGAAGATGCGCGTGCCGAACGTGCCGCTGTTCGTATCCTTCTGGCAGGGGCTGGGCGCCAAGCCGACGCCGATGGCCTTCTCCGAGGTGTTCACCGGCCTGCAGAACGACACCATCGAGGCGCAGGAGAACCCGCTGGCGCTGATCAAGTCGGCGAGCTTCTACGAGGTCCAGAAATACGTGAACCAGACGGAACACGTCATCAGCTGGATCTATCTGGTCGGCGGATCGAAGAAGATGGGCAAGCTGCCGGCCGAACAGCGCGCCGCCATCATGGACGCCGCCAAGGCCGCCCAGGCCGCCGAGCGCAAGCTGTTCATCGAGGACGAGGCCAAGCTGGCGGCCGACCTGAAGGCCAAGGGCATGGAGTTCGTCACGGTCGACAAGGCCGCCTTCGCCGAGAAGGGCCGCGCCGCCGTGGTCGCGGCGCTGTCGCCGGAGATCAAGCCGATCTACGACGAAATCATCGCGGTGAAGTGA
- a CDS encoding TRAP transporter small permease gives MRAAFAAILSAVSALCRWGTLAAIGVLIVVVTIQVLGRIPGFPSPAWTEEVARFALVHLVAFSCGLALLRGELVNVDMFILLLPKPAQRAVARLVDVAILVFAVAIIPGAWDYVVGSIGERARSINVPMIWVYVVTLIIPVSLAFFSIARLAGLGRDAAPPSHGETV, from the coding sequence ATGCGCGCAGCCTTTGCCGCCATATTGTCGGCCGTATCAGCCCTTTGCCGTTGGGGTACCCTGGCGGCCATCGGCGTCCTCATAGTCGTCGTGACCATCCAGGTGTTGGGCCGCATTCCCGGCTTTCCTTCCCCGGCCTGGACGGAGGAGGTGGCCCGTTTCGCGCTGGTCCATCTCGTCGCCTTTTCCTGTGGTCTGGCGCTGCTGCGCGGCGAACTGGTGAATGTGGACATGTTCATCCTGCTGCTGCCCAAGCCGGCGCAACGGGCGGTCGCCCGGCTGGTCGACGTGGCGATCCTGGTGTTCGCCGTCGCCATCATTCCCGGCGCCTGGGACTATGTCGTCGGCAGCATCGGAGAGCGGGCGCGCTCCATCAATGTCCCGATGATCTGGGTCTATGTCGTGACGCTGATCATCCCGGTCTCGCTCGCCTTCTTCTCCATCGCCCGCCTTGCCGGGCTCGGGCGCGACGCCGCGCCGCCCAGCCACGGGGAAACCGTCTGA
- a CDS encoding TRAP transporter large permease gives MVTALFLTFAVLLILGAPVGIALGGASAVYLVGSDIDLAVVPQFMYAGMDSFVLLCIPGFVLAGNLMNGGGITDQIVLFSNRLVGHIRGGLGLANVTGSMVFAGISGTAVAETASIGAVMIPAMRKSGYDAPFAAAVTAAASTVGPIIPPSVPMIIVGTLTGLSVGKMFMAGAVPGLLLGLGMMLTVWILARVRNYPREPWQGFGALVRASRGAFWALLMTAIILFGIVGGYFTPTEASIVSAIYAFVIGLFVYKGFTLRQLPAILLESAIGSGGLILLVGLANVFGWILTSEQIPQAIAASMLALTTNKYLIILLINILLLIVGTFMETIAALIILFPPLLAVATQVGIDPIHFATFAVLNLMIGLTTPPVGVCLFVAANIAKISLGAITKAIWPFLLCNILILFLVSYIPALSLWLPNLLFR, from the coding sequence ATGGTCACCGCACTGTTCCTAACCTTCGCCGTCCTGCTGATCCTGGGCGCGCCGGTCGGCATCGCGCTGGGCGGCGCCTCGGCGGTCTATCTGGTCGGCAGCGACATCGACCTCGCCGTGGTTCCGCAGTTCATGTATGCCGGCATGGACAGCTTCGTGCTGCTCTGCATCCCCGGCTTCGTGCTGGCCGGCAACCTGATGAACGGCGGCGGCATCACCGACCAGATCGTGCTGTTCAGCAACCGGCTGGTCGGCCACATCCGCGGCGGCCTCGGCCTCGCCAACGTCACCGGATCGATGGTGTTCGCCGGCATCTCCGGCACTGCGGTGGCCGAGACCGCCTCCATCGGCGCCGTCATGATCCCGGCGATGCGCAAGTCGGGCTACGACGCCCCCTTCGCCGCCGCCGTCACCGCCGCCGCCTCCACCGTCGGGCCGATCATCCCGCCCAGCGTGCCGATGATCATCGTCGGCACCCTGACCGGCCTGTCGGTCGGCAAGATGTTCATGGCCGGCGCCGTGCCCGGCCTGCTGCTCGGCCTCGGCATGATGCTGACGGTCTGGATTCTGGCGCGGGTCCGCAACTATCCGCGCGAGCCCTGGCAGGGCTTCGGCGCGCTGGTCCGCGCCAGCCGCGGCGCCTTCTGGGCGCTGCTGATGACGGCGATCATCCTGTTCGGCATCGTCGGCGGCTATTTCACCCCGACCGAGGCCTCCATCGTCTCGGCGATCTACGCCTTCGTCATCGGACTGTTCGTCTACAAAGGCTTCACGCTGCGCCAGCTGCCGGCCATCCTGCTGGAAAGCGCCATCGGATCGGGCGGGCTGATCCTGCTGGTTGGCCTCGCCAACGTCTTCGGCTGGATCCTGACCAGCGAGCAGATTCCGCAGGCCATCGCCGCCTCGATGCTGGCGCTGACCACCAACAAGTATCTGATCATCCTGCTGATCAACATCCTGCTGCTGATCGTCGGCACCTTCATGGAGACGATCGCGGCGCTGATCATCCTGTTTCCGCCGCTGCTGGCGGTGGCGACCCAGGTCGGGATCGACCCGATCCATTTCGCCACCTTCGCCGTGCTGAACCTGATGATCGGTCTGACCACCCCGCCGGTCGGCGTCTGCCTGTTCGTCGCCGCCAACATCGCGAAGATCTCGCTTGGCGCGATCACCAAGGCGATCTGGCCCTTCCTGCTCTGCAACATCCTGATCCTGTTCCTGGTCTCCTACATCCCGGCCCTGTCGCTGTGGCTGCCCAACCTGCTCTTCCGCTGA
- the uxuA gene encoding mannonate dehydratase: MEQSWRWFGPEDAIKLNHIRQAGATGVVTALHHIPYGVVWSVEEIQKRKAMIESDEELGLSWTVTESLPVHEAIKIGEGDLTELFDNYRQSMRNLAACGVTTICYNFMPVLDWTRTELAAALPGGGTSLRFNAHEHAAFDVYMLERPGAEEDHAPEVLAKAKEWFDRSSESDRDKLLSNIMAGLPGAYDRYDIPGLRKMIARFNGMTADGLRETLARFLREVIPTAEEVGIRMAIHPDDPPRPLFGLPRVVSTEDDLAHLINAVQSPNNGLTFCTGSLGAGQTNDVPAMAKRFVEDIHFVHLRNVAKEPDGSFEEADHLGGDVDMVSVVTTLLEEQKRRQDAGNDNWRLPFRPDHGHELLDDIGKPTHPGYPMIGRLRGLAEIRGVMTAVAAMKQLPV, translated from the coding sequence ATGGAACAGTCCTGGCGCTGGTTCGGCCCCGAAGACGCCATCAAGCTGAACCACATCCGCCAAGCCGGCGCCACCGGCGTGGTCACCGCCCTGCACCACATCCCCTACGGCGTCGTCTGGTCGGTCGAGGAAATCCAGAAGCGCAAGGCGATGATCGAGTCCGACGAGGAACTCGGCCTCAGCTGGACCGTCACCGAAAGCCTGCCGGTGCACGAGGCGATCAAGATCGGTGAAGGCGACCTGACGGAGCTGTTCGACAACTACCGCCAGTCGATGCGCAATCTCGCCGCCTGCGGCGTGACCACCATCTGCTACAACTTCATGCCGGTGCTGGACTGGACGCGGACGGAGCTGGCGGCGGCGCTGCCGGGCGGCGGCACCTCGCTGCGCTTCAACGCCCATGAGCATGCGGCCTTCGATGTCTACATGCTGGAGCGTCCGGGCGCCGAGGAGGACCATGCGCCGGAGGTTCTTGCCAAGGCCAAGGAGTGGTTCGACCGCTCGTCGGAAAGCGACCGGGACAAGCTGCTGTCGAACATCATGGCAGGCCTTCCCGGCGCCTATGACCGCTACGACATTCCCGGCCTGCGCAAGATGATCGCGCGCTTCAACGGCATGACCGCAGACGGCCTGCGCGAGACGCTGGCCCGCTTCCTGCGAGAGGTCATCCCGACGGCGGAGGAGGTCGGCATCCGCATGGCGATCCACCCCGACGACCCGCCGCGTCCGCTGTTCGGCCTGCCCCGCGTGGTCAGCACCGAGGACGACCTCGCCCACCTCATCAACGCGGTGCAGTCGCCCAACAACGGCCTGACCTTCTGCACCGGCTCGCTGGGGGCGGGGCAGACCAACGACGTGCCGGCGATGGCCAAGCGCTTCGTCGAGGACATCCACTTCGTCCATCTGCGCAACGTCGCCAAGGAGCCGGACGGCTCCTTCGAGGAAGCCGACCATCTCGGCGGCGACGTCGACATGGTGTCGGTCGTCACCACCCTGCTGGAGGAGCAGAAGCGCCGCCAGGACGCCGGCAACGACAACTGGCGCCTGCCCTTCCGTCCCGACCATGGGCACGAGCTGCTGGACGACATCGGCAAGCCGACCCACCCCGGCTATCCGATGATCGGCCGCCTGCGCGGTCTGGCCGAGATTCGCGGCGTGATGACCGCGGTCGCGGCGATGAAGCAGTTGCCGGTGTGA
- a CDS encoding sigma-54 interaction domain-containing protein encodes MTNGTDSGRFPGDGLDARPFDADAFEGGAALLHRRAIPSLFEALETQSEGTVAVDRDARVVWINAKYARMLGIADPAEAIGREVEEIIPHSQMRQVLATGQPILLDLMLFGTQRLVVTRFPLTDDDGAVIGAVGFVLYDSLHRLKPLLAELSRLEAELAATKRRLDEGRQPRYTLQSYVGDSPVCLEVKRKARVAARTDAPILLLGETGTGKELIAQAIHGLSARSGRSFVGVNVAAIPETLLEAEFFGAVPGAYTGMDRRGREGRFKTANGGTLFLDEIGDMPLGLQAKLLRALQEQEIEPLGSDRPVKVDVRVIAATNVDLEQRIRDGRFRSDLYYRLNVLPIRLPALAEMAGGLEAIAESILQEIAARTGLPLRGLTPEAVEVLGRHRWPGNVRELRNVLERACLLTDNRRLTAADLAEALPDLASSDLAAAAPAQTARPAPVRQQAQGEPQPLPGYDAAFDEFERGLLGRALAAHGGKAEAAARALGISRAAFYKKLARLGMRAGG; translated from the coding sequence GTGACGAACGGAACGGACAGCGGCCGCTTTCCAGGCGATGGGCTGGACGCCCGTCCCTTCGACGCGGACGCCTTCGAAGGCGGCGCCGCCCTGCTGCACCGTCGCGCCATCCCGTCGCTGTTCGAAGCGCTGGAAACCCAGTCCGAAGGCACGGTGGCGGTCGACCGCGATGCCCGTGTGGTGTGGATCAACGCCAAATACGCCCGCATGCTCGGCATCGCCGACCCTGCCGAGGCCATCGGCCGCGAGGTGGAGGAGATCATCCCCCATTCGCAGATGCGCCAGGTCCTGGCGACCGGCCAGCCGATCCTGCTCGACCTGATGCTGTTCGGCACCCAGCGGCTGGTGGTGACCCGCTTCCCGCTGACCGACGACGACGGCGCGGTGATCGGTGCCGTGGGCTTCGTCCTGTATGACAGCCTGCACCGGCTGAAACCCCTGCTGGCCGAGCTGTCGCGGCTGGAGGCGGAGCTGGCGGCGACCAAGCGGCGGCTCGACGAGGGGCGGCAGCCGCGCTACACGCTGCAGAGCTATGTCGGCGACAGTCCGGTGTGCCTGGAGGTCAAGCGCAAGGCGCGTGTCGCCGCCCGCACCGATGCGCCGATCCTGCTGCTGGGCGAGACAGGCACCGGCAAGGAACTGATCGCCCAGGCCATCCACGGCCTGTCGGCGCGCAGCGGCCGGTCCTTCGTCGGCGTCAATGTGGCGGCGATCCCGGAAACCCTGTTGGAGGCTGAATTCTTCGGTGCGGTGCCTGGCGCCTACACCGGGATGGACCGACGGGGGCGGGAGGGCCGCTTCAAGACCGCCAATGGCGGCACCCTGTTCCTCGACGAGATCGGCGACATGCCGCTCGGCCTCCAGGCCAAGCTCCTGCGCGCCCTGCAGGAGCAGGAGATCGAGCCGCTCGGCTCCGACCGGCCGGTGAAGGTCGATGTGCGGGTTATCGCGGCGACGAACGTCGATCTGGAGCAGCGGATCCGCGACGGCCGTTTCCGCTCCGATCTCTATTACCGGCTGAACGTGCTGCCGATCCGCCTGCCGGCCCTGGCGGAAATGGCCGGCGGGCTGGAGGCCATCGCCGAGTCCATCCTGCAGGAAATCGCTGCCCGCACCGGGCTGCCCCTGCGCGGCCTGACGCCGGAAGCGGTCGAGGTGCTGGGCCGCCACCGCTGGCCCGGCAATGTGCGGGAGCTGCGCAACGTGCTGGAGCGCGCCTGTCTGCTGACCGACAACCGCCGCCTGACCGCCGCCGACCTCGCGGAGGCGCTGCCGGATCTGGCTTCGTCCGATTTGGCTGCAGCGGCGCCGGCGCAGACCGCACGTCCGGCGCCGGTCCGGCAGCAGGCCCAGGGGGAACCGCAGCCCCTGCCGGGCTATGACGCGGCGTTCGACGAGTTCGAGCGCGGGCTGCTCGGCCGCGCACTCGCCGCCCATGGCGGCAAGGCGGAGGCGGCGGCACGGGCGCTCGGCATTTCCCGCGCCGCCTTCTATAAGAAGCTCGCCCGGCTTGGGATGCGCGCCGGCGGGTGA
- a CDS encoding histidine kinase N-terminal 7TM domain-containing protein produces the protein MLSLPAILLLAAVLATLWTASRSWLLPPFPGRFDFIAMQLSASWWATAAAIEIIVPAPADKLFWAEMAWLGIVCTPSFWALFLWSYTREEVAVRWRLVPAAVGTATWAAALTNDGHRLIYTAVHPISDAPGAPLFYDHGLLFFAVTIYLYVFMVMSIVVTANGVHRATPAYRTHYLGFLVAMAVPWVANVGYVTGNLTLFDFDPTPFSFLLMGAVFYWLITRRRLFDLLPVARDVLLDAVPDPVLVLDADGTVVEANPAARALVPGLQPLGRRLAELPGLSVLSSGGCTAAPVPLTRDCDGDLRSFEATRVPLTSGNRIGNRGGRSGQREVGCLLMLRDVTHRRRAEARLEDTIRRLDLARLEAEERLTAEQEAKRALKGFLSMTAHEFKTPLAIIDGAAQILLLDAEAKAPGMVPRLDKIRRAVRRQVNILDTCLADDRLSDPAFALRRDPLELPALLRAAAAAQADAAPGRRIELDLTACPAGMTGDGPMLELCVHNLLNNALKYSSAGSPVRLRAWIEEGLGGQSHLALSVADQGIGIPAAEVERVFDRFFRATNTGTAAGSGVGLNMVRRIAALHGGTVTVDSRLGVGSVFTLSLPLRQEALCEEGMAGMSAE, from the coding sequence ATGCTGAGCCTGCCTGCCATTCTTCTTCTCGCTGCGGTGCTGGCGACCCTGTGGACGGCGTCGCGCAGCTGGCTCCTGCCACCCTTTCCCGGCCGGTTCGATTTCATCGCGATGCAGTTGTCCGCCTCCTGGTGGGCGACGGCTGCCGCCATCGAGATCATCGTCCCGGCACCGGCGGACAAGCTGTTCTGGGCGGAGATGGCCTGGCTCGGCATCGTCTGCACGCCCAGCTTCTGGGCGCTCTTCCTCTGGTCCTACACACGGGAGGAGGTGGCGGTGCGCTGGCGGCTGGTGCCGGCCGCGGTGGGGACGGCGACCTGGGCGGCGGCCCTGACCAACGACGGCCACCGGCTGATCTACACCGCGGTCCACCCGATCAGTGACGCACCGGGAGCGCCGCTGTTCTACGACCACGGGCTGCTCTTCTTTGCTGTCACCATCTATCTCTATGTCTTCATGGTGATGAGCATCGTCGTCACCGCCAACGGTGTCCACCGGGCGACGCCGGCCTACCGCACCCACTATCTGGGCTTCCTGGTGGCGATGGCGGTGCCCTGGGTGGCGAATGTCGGCTATGTCACCGGCAACCTGACCCTGTTCGACTTCGACCCCACCCCCTTCAGTTTCCTTCTCATGGGCGCGGTCTTCTATTGGCTGATCACCCGGCGGCGCCTGTTCGACCTGCTGCCGGTCGCCCGCGATGTGCTGCTGGACGCGGTGCCCGACCCTGTGCTGGTCCTGGATGCCGACGGCACGGTGGTGGAGGCGAATCCTGCCGCGCGCGCACTGGTGCCCGGCCTCCAGCCGCTCGGCCGCCGGCTGGCCGAACTGCCCGGCTTGTCCGTCCTCTCGTCCGGTGGCTGTACCGCTGCGCCGGTTCCGTTGACCAGGGATTGCGACGGAGACCTGCGCAGCTTCGAGGCGACGCGGGTGCCGCTGACCTCCGGCAACCGCATCGGCAACCGCGGCGGCCGGTCGGGACAGCGCGAGGTCGGCTGCCTGCTGATGCTGCGCGACGTCACCCACCGCCGCCGGGCGGAGGCGCGGCTGGAGGACACCATCCGCCGCCTCGACCTCGCCCGGCTGGAGGCGGAAGAGCGGCTGACCGCGGAGCAGGAGGCCAAGCGGGCGCTCAAGGGATTCCTGTCGATGACCGCGCACGAGTTCAAGACCCCGCTCGCCATCATCGACGGGGCGGCCCAGATCCTGCTGCTGGATGCCGAGGCAAAGGCCCCCGGCATGGTGCCGCGGCTGGACAAGATCCGCCGTGCGGTGCGCCGGCAGGTCAACATCCTGGACACCTGTCTGGCCGACGACCGGCTGAGCGACCCGGCCTTCGCCCTGCGCCGCGATCCGCTGGAGTTGCCGGCCCTGCTGCGCGCCGCCGCCGCTGCGCAGGCCGACGCCGCTCCCGGCCGGCGGATCGAACTCGACCTGACGGCTTGCCCGGCCGGCATGACCGGGGACGGTCCGATGCTGGAGCTGTGCGTCCACAATCTGCTGAACAATGCGCTGAAATACTCCTCCGCCGGCTCGCCGGTGCGGCTCCGCGCGTGGATCGAGGAAGGGCTGGGCGGACAGTCGCATCTGGCGCTGTCGGTGGCCGACCAGGGCATCGGCATTCCGGCGGCGGAGGTGGAGCGTGTGTTCGACCGCTTCTTCCGTGCCACCAACACCGGGACGGCGGCGGGAAGCGGCGTCGGGCTGAACATGGTCCGCCGCATCGCCGCCCTGCATGGCGGAACGGTGACGGTGGACAGCCGACTGGGCGTGGGCAGCGTCTTCACGCTCAGTCTCCCGCTCCGCCAGGAGGCGCTTTGCGAAGAGGGGATGGCGGGCATGTCGGCGGAGTAA
- a CDS encoding TRAP transporter small permease → MSDHDPTVVRPVPKPRVPLGIEEVLVAVTMAVVALITFANVVVRYLTDVSFAFTEEYSIALMVILTFLGASAAVVKDRHIRITFIVDKMSPANRRRAEQFAMACVALMYGLLLVYGAWTTWDDYRFEVTSPALGLPQWIYTIWLPLLSLVVLARTVGRMIRIHKGTEPLETGHIPEGEP, encoded by the coding sequence ATGAGCGATCACGACCCCACCGTCGTCCGGCCGGTGCCGAAACCCCGCGTCCCCCTGGGCATCGAAGAGGTGCTGGTCGCCGTCACCATGGCGGTGGTGGCGCTGATCACCTTCGCCAATGTCGTGGTGCGCTACCTGACCGACGTGTCCTTCGCCTTCACCGAGGAATATTCGATTGCCCTGATGGTGATCCTGACCTTCCTCGGCGCCTCGGCCGCGGTGGTGAAGGACCGCCACATCCGCATCACCTTCATCGTCGACAAGATGTCTCCCGCCAACCGCCGCCGGGCGGAGCAATTCGCCATGGCCTGCGTGGCGCTGATGTACGGGCTGCTGCTGGTCTACGGCGCCTGGACGACCTGGGACGATTACCGGTTCGAGGTGACGTCGCCGGCGCTGGGGCTGCCGCAGTGGATCTACACGATCTGGCTGCCGCTGCTGTCGCTGGTGGTGCTGGCCCGCACGGTCGGCCGCATGATCCGCATCCACAAGGGCACGGAACCGCTGGAGACCGGCCATATCCCGGAGGGGGAACCGTGA